From one Streptococcus oralis genomic stretch:
- the mutS gene encoding DNA mismatch repair protein MutS produces MATEKLSPGMQQYVDIKKQYPDAFLLFRMGDFYELFYEDAINAAQILEISLTSRNKNAENPIPMAGVPYHSAQQYIDVLIEQGYKVAIAEQMEDPKQAVGVVKREVVQVITPGTVVDSSKSDSQNNFLVSLDRDGNQFGLAYMDLVTGDFYVTGLLDFTLVCGEIRNLKAREVVLGYDLPEEEEQILSRQMNLVISYEKEGFEDIHLLGSRLAAVEQAAASKLLQYVHRTQMRELNHLKPVIRYEIKDFLQMDYATKASLDLLENARSGKKQGSLFWLLDETKTAMGMRLLRSWIHRPLIDKERIIQRQDVVQVFLDHFFERSDLTDSLKGVYDIERLASRVSFGKTNPKDLLQLATTLSSVPRIRAILEGMEQPALAYLIAQLDAIPELESLISAAIAPEAPHVITEGGIIRTGFDETLDKYRRVLREGTSWIAEIEAKERENSGISTLKIDYNKKDGYYFHVTNSQLGNVPSHFFRKATLKNSERFGTEELARIEGDMLEAREKSANLEYEIFMRIREEVSKYIQRLQALAQGIATVDVLQSLAVVAETQHLIRPEFGDDSQINIQKGRHAVVEKVMGAQTYIPNSIQMAEDTSIQLITGPNMSGKSTYMRQLAMTAVMAQLGSYVPAESAHLPIFDAIFTRIGAADDLVSGQSTFMVEMMEANNAISHATKNSLILFDELGRGTATYDGMALAQSIIEYIHEHIGAKTLFATHYHELTSLESSLKNLVNVHVATLEQDGQVTFLHKIEPGPADKSYGIHVAKIAGLPAELLSRADKILTQLENQETESPAPMRETSAVTEQMSLFDTPAEHPILAELAKLDVYNMTPMQAMNVLVELKQKL; encoded by the coding sequence ATGGCAACAGAAAAGCTATCACCCGGCATGCAACAGTATGTGGATATTAAGAAACAATACCCAGATGCTTTTTTGCTTTTTCGAATGGGTGATTTTTACGAGTTGTTCTATGAAGATGCAATTAATGCAGCACAAATTTTAGAAATTTCCTTAACGAGTCGGAATAAAAATGCAGAAAATCCGATACCAATGGCGGGCGTCCCCTATCATTCTGCCCAGCAGTACATCGATGTTCTGATTGAGCAGGGCTATAAAGTTGCCATTGCAGAACAGATGGAAGATCCCAAACAAGCAGTGGGGGTTGTCAAGCGAGAGGTGGTCCAGGTCATCACACCTGGAACGGTCGTTGATAGCAGTAAGTCGGATAGTCAGAATAATTTCTTGGTTTCCTTAGATCGTGATGGCAATCAGTTTGGTCTGGCTTATATGGATTTGGTGACGGGTGATTTCTATGTGACAGGTCTACTAGATTTCACGTTGGTTTGTGGGGAAATTCGCAATCTCAAGGCTCGTGAAGTGGTGCTGGGTTATGACTTGCCTGAGGAAGAAGAACAAATTCTAAGTCGTCAGATGAATCTGGTGATTTCCTATGAGAAAGAAGGTTTTGAGGACATCCATTTATTGGGTTCACGACTGGCAGCTGTGGAGCAAGCGGCAGCTAGTAAGCTACTCCAGTATGTTCACCGAACCCAGATGCGGGAATTGAACCACCTCAAACCAGTTATCCGCTATGAAATCAAAGATTTCTTGCAGATGGATTATGCGACCAAGGCTAGTTTGGATTTGCTTGAGAATGCCCGTTCAGGCAAGAAGCAAGGGAGTCTTTTCTGGCTTTTGGATGAAACCAAAACAGCTATGGGCATGCGGCTCTTGCGTTCTTGGATCCATCGTCCTTTGATTGATAAGGAGCGAATCATCCAACGTCAAGACGTGGTGCAGGTCTTTCTTGACCACTTCTTTGAGCGCAGCGATTTAACGGATAGCCTCAAGGGTGTTTATGACATCGAACGTTTGGCTAGTCGGGTTTCTTTTGGTAAGACCAATCCAAAGGATCTCTTGCAATTGGCGACCACCTTATCTAGTGTACCACGGATTCGAGCGATTTTAGAGGGAATGGAGCAGCCTGCTCTGGCCTACCTCATCGCACAGTTAGATGCCATTCCTGAGTTGGAGAGCTTGATTAGTGCTGCCATTGCTCCTGAAGCTCCTCACGTGATTACGGAAGGTGGCATTATCCGTACGGGATTTGATGAGACCTTAGACAAGTACCGTCGTGTGCTCAGAGAAGGGACTAGCTGGATTGCTGAGATTGAGGCTAAGGAGAGAGAAAACTCTGGCATCAGCACGCTTAAGATTGACTACAATAAAAAAGATGGCTATTATTTCCATGTGACCAATTCGCAACTGGGAAATGTGCCATCCCACTTTTTCCGCAAGGCAACACTGAAAAACTCGGAACGCTTTGGGACAGAGGAGTTAGCCCGTATCGAGGGGGATATGCTGGAGGCGCGTGAGAAGTCAGCCAACCTAGAATATGAAATCTTTATGCGTATCCGTGAGGAAGTCAGCAAGTACATCCAGCGTTTGCAGGCTCTAGCCCAAGGAATTGCAACGGTTGATGTCTTGCAAAGTCTAGCAGTTGTGGCTGAAACTCAGCATTTGATTCGACCAGAGTTTGGGGATGATTCACAAATCAATATCCAGAAAGGGCGCCATGCTGTCGTCGAAAAGGTCATGGGAGCTCAGACCTATATTCCAAATAGTATCCAGATGGCAGAAGATACGAGTATTCAGCTAATTACAGGGCCCAACATGAGTGGGAAGTCAACCTACATGCGCCAGTTAGCCATGACTGCGGTTATGGCCCAGCTGGGCTCGTATGTGCCGGCGGAGAGCGCCCATTTGCCGATCTTTGATGCTATCTTTACCCGTATCGGAGCAGCAGATGACTTGGTTTCAGGTCAATCAACCTTCATGGTAGAGATGATGGAGGCCAACAATGCCATTTCGCATGCGACCAAGAACTCTCTCATTCTCTTCGATGAATTGGGACGGGGAACGGCAACATATGATGGGATGGCTCTTGCCCAGTCCATCATCGAATACATTCATGAACATATCGGAGCCAAAACCCTCTTTGCGACCCACTACCATGAGTTGACCAGTCTGGAGTCCAGCTTGAAAAACTTGGTCAATGTCCATGTGGCGACCTTGGAGCAGGATGGGCAGGTTACCTTCCTTCACAAGATCGAACCAGGACCAGCTGACAAATCCTACGGTATCCACGTTGCTAAGATTGCTGGCTTACCAGCAGAACTTTTATCA
- the argR gene encoding arginine repressor has translation MRKRERHQLIKKMIAEEKLGTQKEIQDRLEARNVYVTQTTLSRDLREIGLTKVKKNDMVYYVLANETDKIDLVEFLSHHLEGVARAEFTLVLHTKLGEAAVLANIVDANKDEWILGTVAGANTLLVICRDQHVAKLMEDRLLDLMKDK, from the coding sequence ATGAGAAAAAGAGAACGGCATCAGTTGATTAAAAAGATGATCGCTGAAGAAAAACTTGGGACACAAAAAGAGATTCAAGATCGTTTAGAAGCTCGTAATGTTTATGTGACACAAACGACTTTGTCGCGTGATTTGCGTGAAATCGGCTTGACCAAGGTTAAGAAAAATGATATGGTGTATTATGTACTAGCAAATGAGACAGATAAGATTGATTTAGTTGAGTTTTTGTCTCATCATTTAGAAGGTGTTGCAAGAGCAGAGTTCACCTTGGTACTGCATACCAAACTTGGGGAAGCTGCAGTCTTAGCAAACATTGTAGATGCAAACAAGGATGAATGGATTTTAGGAACGGTTGCTGGTGCTAATACCTTATTGGTTATTTGTCGAGACCAGCACGTTGCCAAGCTGATGGAAGATCGTTTGCTAGATTTGATGAAAGATAAATAA